Proteins from a single region of Procambarus clarkii isolate CNS0578487 chromosome 62, FALCON_Pclarkii_2.0, whole genome shotgun sequence:
- the LOC123766646 gene encoding uncharacterized protein isoform X1: MSNTDTWIIILYDKYVVNPRQVVGVWLWWTVLRAAGQGPSHMGEHQHQLQQQQQQQQQLLKQQEQQQLLNQQQQQQQQQQQQQDDPQSVKGVLEAIIKVAVSMWDKKKLEHVADLRRTVRQTGRQVRDISAYLYPALSYASLLTQVVSLTPILVSAVVSAVSAVVSAVGLGVSWTGTGIAYSGQAVHFVGNLIEKFALKVPAVMTMVVLTGISLLFMYPNLQERFFANLASYGLGLAGMMATGVRSFVPDDTVWATFIDTFHNFVLTLRNNLVV; encoded by the exons ATGTCAAATACCGACACTTGgataataatattatatgacAAATATGTTGTCAACCCGAG GCAGGTTgtgggagtgtggttgtggtggacgGTATTAAGAGCGGCGGGACAAGGACCTTCCCATATGGGGGagcaccaacaccagctgcagcagcagcaacagcagcaacagcagctgttgaagcaacaagaacagcagcagctgctgaatcaacagcagcagcaacaacagcagcagcagcaacagcaggatgACCCCCAGAGTGTCAAAG GTGTTCTGGAGGCCATAATCAAGGTGGCCGTGAGCATGTGGGATAAGAAGAAGCTGGAGCATGTGGCAGACCTGCGTCGCACCGTCCGCCAGACTGGGAGGCAAGTGAGAGACATCTCGGCCTACCTCTATCCTGCCCTCTCCTACGCCTCCCTCCTCACACAG GTGGTGTCGCTGACTCCAATCTTGGTGTCGGCGGTAGTGTCGGCAGTGTCGGCGGTGGTGTCGGCAGTGGGTCTGGGGGTGTCTTGGACAGGCACAGGGATCGCCTACAGCGGCCAAGCTGTCCACTTCGTTGGCAACCTCATAGAG AAATTTGCTTTGAAGGTTCCGGCAGTGATGACCATGGTTGTGTTAACTGGCATCTCGCTTCTCTTCATGTACCCAAATCTTCAAGAACGGTTCTTCGCCAACCTCGCTTCATATGGGCTTGG GCTGGCGGGGATGATGGCGACTGGGGTCAGGTCCTTCGTACCGGATGACACGGTGTGGGCGACCTTCATTGACACCTTCCACAATTTCGTCCTCACTCTCAGGAACAATCTTGTCGTTTGA
- the LOC123766646 gene encoding uncharacterized protein isoform X2, whose protein sequence is MITYRRQVVGVWLWWTVLRAAGQGPSHMGEHQHQLQQQQQQQQQLLKQQEQQQLLNQQQQQQQQQQQQQDDPQSVKGVLEAIIKVAVSMWDKKKLEHVADLRRTVRQTGRQVRDISAYLYPALSYASLLTQVVSLTPILVSAVVSAVSAVVSAVGLGVSWTGTGIAYSGQAVHFVGNLIEKFALKVPAVMTMVVLTGISLLFMYPNLQERFFANLASYGLGLAGMMATGVRSFVPDDTVWATFIDTFHNFVLTLRNNLVV, encoded by the exons ATGATAACATATAGAAG GCAGGTTgtgggagtgtggttgtggtggacgGTATTAAGAGCGGCGGGACAAGGACCTTCCCATATGGGGGagcaccaacaccagctgcagcagcagcaacagcagcaacagcagctgttgaagcaacaagaacagcagcagctgctgaatcaacagcagcagcaacaacagcagcagcagcaacagcaggatgACCCCCAGAGTGTCAAAG GTGTTCTGGAGGCCATAATCAAGGTGGCCGTGAGCATGTGGGATAAGAAGAAGCTGGAGCATGTGGCAGACCTGCGTCGCACCGTCCGCCAGACTGGGAGGCAAGTGAGAGACATCTCGGCCTACCTCTATCCTGCCCTCTCCTACGCCTCCCTCCTCACACAG GTGGTGTCGCTGACTCCAATCTTGGTGTCGGCGGTAGTGTCGGCAGTGTCGGCGGTGGTGTCGGCAGTGGGTCTGGGGGTGTCTTGGACAGGCACAGGGATCGCCTACAGCGGCCAAGCTGTCCACTTCGTTGGCAACCTCATAGAG AAATTTGCTTTGAAGGTTCCGGCAGTGATGACCATGGTTGTGTTAACTGGCATCTCGCTTCTCTTCATGTACCCAAATCTTCAAGAACGGTTCTTCGCCAACCTCGCTTCATATGGGCTTGG GCTGGCGGGGATGATGGCGACTGGGGTCAGGTCCTTCGTACCGGATGACACGGTGTGGGCGACCTTCATTGACACCTTCCACAATTTCGTCCTCACTCTCAGGAACAATCTTGTCGTTTGA
- the LOC123766646 gene encoding uncharacterized protein isoform X3 → MGEHQHQLQQQQQQQQQLLKQQEQQQLLNQQQQQQQQQQQQQDDPQSVKGVLEAIIKVAVSMWDKKKLEHVADLRRTVRQTGRQVRDISAYLYPALSYASLLTQVVSLTPILVSAVVSAVSAVVSAVGLGVSWTGTGIAYSGQAVHFVGNLIEKFALKVPAVMTMVVLTGISLLFMYPNLQERFFANLASYGLGLAGMMATGVRSFVPDDTVWATFIDTFHNFVLTLRNNLVV, encoded by the exons ATGGGGGagcaccaacaccagctgcagcagcagcaacagcagcaacagcagctgttgaagcaacaagaacagcagcagctgctgaatcaacagcagcagcaacaacagcagcagcagcaacagcaggatgACCCCCAGAGTGTCAAAG GTGTTCTGGAGGCCATAATCAAGGTGGCCGTGAGCATGTGGGATAAGAAGAAGCTGGAGCATGTGGCAGACCTGCGTCGCACCGTCCGCCAGACTGGGAGGCAAGTGAGAGACATCTCGGCCTACCTCTATCCTGCCCTCTCCTACGCCTCCCTCCTCACACAG GTGGTGTCGCTGACTCCAATCTTGGTGTCGGCGGTAGTGTCGGCAGTGTCGGCGGTGGTGTCGGCAGTGGGTCTGGGGGTGTCTTGGACAGGCACAGGGATCGCCTACAGCGGCCAAGCTGTCCACTTCGTTGGCAACCTCATAGAG AAATTTGCTTTGAAGGTTCCGGCAGTGATGACCATGGTTGTGTTAACTGGCATCTCGCTTCTCTTCATGTACCCAAATCTTCAAGAACGGTTCTTCGCCAACCTCGCTTCATATGGGCTTGG GCTGGCGGGGATGATGGCGACTGGGGTCAGGTCCTTCGTACCGGATGACACGGTGTGGGCGACCTTCATTGACACCTTCCACAATTTCGTCCTCACTCTCAGGAACAATCTTGTCGTTTGA